The following is a genomic window from Calliphora vicina chromosome 5, idCalVici1.1, whole genome shotgun sequence.
ttaatgaaTTTGGATGATATAATGAAATAAGCTATCATGGTTAACATGGCTTTATTATGATTTTGCCAGACACAGCTATCGCAATACAAACCGTTCACAGTTTTCCGTTTATCTAAGAACAAATTTCATTACAACATCGTTTGCCGTCTTTTTCACCCCATAAAAAACACAATCCATAAACACTTAAATTGTAATACTAGTATTTTCTTGAACAAAACAgtgtaatatttataccctacaccaccataacgcccaagaatattagtctagcacccaccttaaagtataccgatcagaatcactttctgagtcgattaaacgatgtccgcccgtccgtctggctggctggctctccatgtaaagcttgtgcacagagtacaggtcgaaattttgtacatataattttttcggcccaaggacggagcttattgaaactggctgaaatcggtccattatttcacctagcccccatacaaatgtcctaccgattggactttatcggtcataaatgtttaatttatatggatatatatacaaattttgctccaaataagttttatatatacggaattcatgtcaccaaatgttaTAGTGTTCGacccataattagttatagctcccatataagacccgcttccaaaaatcactttaacgtgcataaatctcttaaaaatgttgctatacacataaaattcaacataaaaaactttcatgtaaacataaatcacacgacctaatttcatggtgatcggtccataatttgtcatagctcccatataaggcacatttcgaaaatcgctcaaaaatataaattattggaattaaaaaaaaaatgattttgctctttttcttagtgtagggtattatatggtcgggcttgaccaaccatactttcttacttgttttactatgaggcatattcaaaactatttgaagGTCGAAACTAGCtccttcaaaaaaattcttaaacttaAATTCTTCTGTTTGGATGTGACGACTGCTGTCTAAATTTTTTCCTTGATCACATTTAGTACATCtatctttttgtatttcaatttcttttgattttctctCTAGTTCTTCGGCTACACTTACTTTCATTTACTGCCCCTTTTTGCTTTTatgtcgcttacgttatttttgtgGTAAAGCAAAGAGGtgagtgtcgcttacgatataattgaaattgcgatatctctgtatatataaacacttaattttcattatttcgggTGTTGCTGCGCACGAAAGTTTTCtatcgattttcattaaaaagtcaattttgaaaaaaatttcacttacgttattttgctcggttagggctcgatatgtactttatttgttctacaattctttttattttatttatatagcatgcataataatttaaaaaataaaatttataatcacccttaaaaaaattaaaattgcacaaaacgttgtatttttaacaaacCATAACCAACTGTAAGATAACTTAgattgtaattttccatttaattttgaaatgaatacccttcTTTATATACAgttaaatttcagattttattccataagaaataccttgagaaaaatattcaatttcccAGGTGGAATTAtgctttttttccatttttacaaattctttttctaaaacaaacatTCACGTCTATTGATaacacaacaataataacaagaattgacagtataaaatgtttgttgaaattttacgaCTTATCAGACTTATAGTTCAATGTTTTGtttcgattttaaaataatctcttacataaattaaataaactgaaacgaaaaaataaaaatccccaaaaagatTCTAAAAATCACCAAAACATACAATATTTCCCCAACTGTTCCCCTATATCCCCAAACCCAATTATTTATccccatttacaaaataaaatccccAATTTGGGGAAAAATCCCCTAATCTGACAGCACTGCTtcgagtggaaatttaacatgtgttttgttattgtaacaaaaacaaaatacatgtaaaacgtccactcaaagcactcatTCGCTAtcgaaaaacagcacataagctAAAGTATAGTTGAtcgttttatatttaattcataAAAGTTTGTATCATAGAGAAAGCGAAACAATCATGGCGACCACTTCAAAAAAGCATAGAGATTTCGTATCCGATCCTATGGGTGAAAAACCTGTCACAGATCTGGCGGGAATAGGAACGATTTTGGGTGCTCGTTTAAATGAATCTGGCTTCAATAAAGTAAGTTTTATCATACATAGATGATAGtagaatatttaattaacacAATGTGTAATTCGGTAAATTATTATAGGCAAATACTGTGCTCGGTCAACATTTAGTGTTACAGAGAAACGAATATCTTTTTACGGAATGGATTAAAAATACCTGTTATGCCAATTCTAAACAAGCTAAGGATTGCTTCAACTGCCTCAATGAATGGTGTGATCAGTTCTTGTAATTAACATCTGTTTAAATGTTACAATTTACAAACTAATgtgtattgaaaatattgtaatttatacataaatatgtaggaTTTTATCAATAAAGCAAACAATAcaccaattttttaattacataagtacataagtattttattttattattttcaaaactaatgcAAGGGGTTTGCCATATCACAACACAGCAAATATCAGTAAACCAATTACCAAAAACGGATCTACaggtattttctataaactttAATCGGCTGGGGCTAAGACTTGCCGCAAGCCccctgaagttttgaggtgcatttacaaggggcattaaaaagttacttttgcaatttaacttaaaaaaatagaaatgtgtacaaaaattcattaaaaaatattaaagttattaaaaattcaaattcatattttgagaaatattaaaataaaaaatcatatatccatatttacttgtaaatgACTTTCTGTGTTCGTAGGATACTGTTAACCTATacgacagtttcaaaactccatttgcaaatttttaaaaattatgttaaacaaatttcagaataatTTGATCTTCACATTCAGATTTAATGAGAACTAGCTGAACAGACAGACGTTGTCCAGTCgaagttaaaaaaatgcttgtgtttgatttgtgaatttgtgaga
Proteins encoded in this region:
- the LOC135961561 gene encoding barrier-to-autointegration factor-like is translated as MATTSKKHRDFVSDPMGEKPVTDLAGIGTILGARLNESGFNKANTVLGQHLVLQRNEYLFTEWIKNTCYANSKQAKDCFNCLNEWCDQFL